The segment TTGGGGGCCAAACCCTGCGGCCGGGGGCAGGTGGAGGATGATGAGCTGCCTCGGGGACGAAGACGCTGTGGGCGGGCTGGAGAGAAAGACGGGTCACGCACCACCACGTGCTGCAAACGCTGGCGCCAGGGAAAGTCCTGGGCAGCGTTTGGGCAGCTTCTTTACACTCATCCCCAAAAGTGGGGCATGAGGGGCTTTACTGAGGGGAGGGGATTaaagaggggctgcaggagagtCTGCCCTGGGGTGAGATGTGCCAGTGCCCAGTTGGGTTCAGCTCAGCTCCGACTCGCACAAGATGCCTGAGTTCAAGCTGGCATGAGCGGCAAGCTGGCATCTTCTCCTGGAAATGCCTGCGGACCCCGTGCcccagcagcctgggctgctccCAAAGCAGTTTTGGCTGTAGCACCCAgctggggtgctgggctctgggtGGGGGTACctacagcagcacagggctcAAGGGACTTGGAGCGACGGTTGTGTCCCCCCCCCGGTCAAGGCTGCCACGGTCCATGATGCTCAGCATCCTCCTGGACCACTGGAAGGGCTGAGGGAGTCAAGTGCCATTCAGGAGCGATGATTTCATTCCCCATCACTGCTTTGtggtgcctcagtttcccctctgtATGCCCCCCCTCCAAATCCAGAGGGAGTTTGAAGGGATCCGTTGGAGCCAGCCTGGCTCTGggagctctctgctgctgtagGGGCTGTTCCGGAGCTCATCCACATGGCAAATCCTGGGAATGAGCCAGAAAGGGCTCGACCCATGCAGGGCTTAGTGGGGACCAGGGGCTGTGCCGTGCACAGAGGATGTGGGCAAGGGGGGAAGCGGCAGCGGGTCCTGTTGAGCTTGGAGCGCTGCAGGCTCTGGCACCGGCGAAGCCGCGCACATCAGGACCCAATTAATGGCAGGAATTGTTTTGTGAAATACCAAACCCTCGTGGCACGGCTCAATATTGGGAACAGATTTATCTTTGTTGCTGGTTGCTCGTCCTcactctcccctttcctcccactGCAGAAAGTGATCTTGGATGGGATGGAAAAACCTCAACGCTTGCCTTGACCCCCAGTAAGGGGGTGAGCAGCGATGCTGTGGGTGGCGCAGCCCCACGGGAAACAGCCCCAGGGATGCAGTCGCCTCTCACCACCCCAGAACCTGGGTTgaggcaatcccaagcacagctacaggctgggtggagaatggattgggagcagccctgcagggaaggaattGGGGTACcgggggaggagaagctcaacatgagtcgACAATGGGTCCTCACAGCCCAaaaaccaaccgtgtcctgggctgcatccagagcagagggaccagcagggagggaggggtgagacccacctggagccctgtgtgcagttctggagtcctcagcacagggaggacatggagctgttggagccagtccagaggaggccacggagatgatccgagggctggagaacctcctgtaggaggacaggctgagagagttggggttgttcagcctggagaggagaaggctgtggggagatcttagagcagcttccagtgctgaaaggggctccaggaaagctggggaggggctctggatcagggagggcagggagaggacgagggggaacagttttcagctgcaagaggggagattgagatgagaccttaggaagaaatgttttgctgtgagggtggggaggccctggcccaggttgcccagagcagtggtggctgccccatccctggaggtgttccaggccaggttggatggggcttggagcccctgatccagcgggaggtgtccctgcccatggcagagggtggaactggatggactttaaggtcctttccaacgcaaaccactctgtgattctatgaacctgCTGAACAAAACTGGACCCACGgctttgtttgttctttttttttaattataatccAAACTGTAACACAGCCATAAAATGCCCCTAACGATACCGAGTAGGAGATGTACGTGTTCCCATAGCGTCTGCCTCAAAAATCAGAACGCAACcatacaaaaatagaaaatagggtatttttatatatatatatatatataatatatatgatatatttatataaaggCAATAGCTTCTCAGTGTCAGAGATGTTATGGTATTTACACAGGTGACAACACacaaaatgagagaagaaatacaaataaatacagatgGTGTCGAGAGagcagggggtgcaggaggtgggGGCAGCTTGGGGGTCTCCAGGATGCGGGCAGCGCTGTCAcccccctcctgtccccctgTGCCAAGCCGggctccccacagccacccagGCGGCTCTGCAGTGGGATCGGGAGCTGAGCATCATCCCAGAGCACCGCACGGGTGATGGAGGTTGCAgacccccctctgccccagctgctcccaaagCGGTTTGGGCTGTGGGCgctgggatttggggtggggGCACCTGCAGGGCTCAGGGGGCGATGGGATGAAGGTTGTGCCCCCCTTTAGCGCTGGAGGTCAGTGGGCAGCgctgctcagctgctgttaCCCCAGCCCTGCGGGTGCCGGAGTCCCCTCTGAGGATGGGTGGGAGCCTGGTCTGAATGTTTTAATCCGTTTTAACATAGAGATGctaaaacttcaggaaaaaaaagtaacgtacatatatatatgcatatacatatatatatataaatatatatctatctCCCGTCTGATACGGCGCTGTGTTGCCTTCCCTGACGTTGGCAGCTTGGGGCTGAGCCCCTCCGGGAGAGCCGAAAGCACAGATTCCCTTTAGACCTCGAGATCCCGGCCAGAAATGTCAGCAGAGTACCAAGAATTCCATCCAAAAATAAATAGCCCAGGGCTGGCGGCCAAGGACACATTGGGGGCCCCATGGCACGGCAGTGCCCTCTCTACACCGTACGACTGCCGGGAGCGGGCGCCGACCGGCAAAGAGATGTGCCACGCACCGGATCGTGCCCAGCATGGCTTGGCATCGCTCCGGATTGGGAGCACCCTCCCCTTGCTCCCCGGTCGGCAGGAGCGAGAATCGAGCCCCCCTGCGACTGCATAACATACACAGGTATAAATAAGGATCTTTTTATCTTAATAAATATCAGGTATATGGTTTGTACAATATACACATAATGCCCCTGTCTCCTGGGTCCGACCTTGCGGCGAGGGAGGATTCACACGTAATTCGCTTCCGCGTTGTCCGTCTCCGGGGAGAATTTTGTCGCAGCTGGAAATGGAACAGAGGGGAAGCGATGAGAAAGGGTGTAAGGGGTGGCCAGGATCCCAGCCTGCTTCCCTCGGGACACTCACCCGAGCAGCTCCCGTAGTGGCGCACGCCGATGGAACGCCCGCGGTGGCAGGTGGCCCGTCGGAGGTGGCACGCCGAGGGGTAGGTGACGTTGTTGTTGCCGCAGAGGGCATGGTCCAGGCTGGTGGGTTCAGGGCAGGGAGCCGTCCGGCACATCACGCAGTGGGCGCTGCCGGTCTGGTCCACCACGCAGGTGTGGGTGCCGGGGCACACCACGCTGGAGCAGGACTCTGCGGGTGAGCACACGTAGCCGTGGTGGAACCTTGTGAGTTGGTTGTTGTCCTCCTCCCACAGCTCCTATCCACCTCCCATGGCTTCTGTCCTCCTCCCACAGCTCCTATCCACCTCCCATGGCTTCTGTCCTCCTCCCACAGCTCCTATCCACCTCCCATAGCTTCTGTCCTCCTCCCACGGCGCCTGTCCTCCTGCCACGGCTCCCGTCCTCCTGCCACGGCTCCTGTCCTCCTGCCACAGCTCTTCCAACCGAGGCAGGCAGTGGGAATCATCTCAGGGAACCCTGGGCAGCTTGGACCCCCTCCCACCCTTACCTACTGGGGGACAGAGTGGAGCTGGAGGGTCCCAAGCTCTGCCATCACTGTCGTTCCCAAGGATAGGAGCTGGCAGGGACCAATAatggctctaaattggagaggggcagatttaaactagacataaggaggaatttcttcacaatgagggtttGGAGGCCttggttgcccagggatgttgtggctgccccatccctggaggtgtccaaggccatgttggatggggcttggagcccctgatccagtgggatccATAGCAGCgagggtggaattagatgatctttaaggtcccttccaacccaaaccattctgtgactctttgATTCCACGCTATTCCCATGCGAGGGACCCGCGTGGCCCCACAACTGTTAGGCACAGCCCCAGCCGCAGCCTCGCCACGCGGGAGGAGCTGACATCCAGCTGCAGAGCCTGAGCGCGTGGGGCTGAGCCCAGCTTGGCGCAGCGGGACCCGCTCAGGGCAAGCAGCCCCACGCAGGTGCCTTGGCAAAGGGGAACAGCAGCCGCTCCGGCCAGGCTGGCAACCGCTGCACCGCACGCCCCGGCGAGAGGGGAAGGGCAGGGTCACCCTGGACCCGGTCCAGCCCATGTGAGCCAGCACGGACAGGATTGGGCTCTGCAGTGAGCTCTGCTGGGCTAGCGCAGAGCTGGGGGCTCGTAGATCATCCCCCCTCCCATCCTGCAGCAAAACCTTAGCATCAGCAcctcctgccagctctgcagcccctccGCCCCGGCACAACCCCGCAGCATCGGGGTTCACAGAGCTCCCCGGACACCATAAACACTTTGCAAAGCCGTTCCTCcgccttcctctctttctctgccGGCTTGGAAGGAGATTTGGCATCTGCAACTCCCAGCTCACAACTCCCATTTCTTGCCCCACATCTCCCTGCGCAGGCCAGAGGTTGACAGGCAAAGCATTTCAGAGAGGAGGGCTGGCAAAAATAACCATAATAATTCTGACAGTTCTTGGCAGGGCGAGGAGGATTGCTGCTCTCTctaacaaaacaacaaaaaaaggggCTTGAGGTTTGGAAGTGACATTTTATGGACTGTTATTCCTCGGCCCATGGTGAGGTTAAACCCTCTTTGCACTGACGGGGTATGGTGGCATCACAAGTGGCTCCGCTGCCACGTGGGGCTTGGTGCCGTATCCCTGCTGGGGTGGCCGAGGCAGGCGGTGGGTACCAGCCAGCGGGTGCCAGCTCAGAGACGCTCCAGTCGGCTGTGGGCAGCACAGCAAGGGTGATGCCAAGGGACCCAGGACCACTGGTGCCCATCAATGCCAAACCGGCTGCAGAAGCCCCAGACACAGAGCCCCATCTGCTCTCGGTGGAGCCCTATGCTGTCACAGCCCTTTCCAGGCACGGCCAGGACCACGCGCCCATTCCAAACCCCCCATCCCATGCTGGTGGAGCTACCAGCCTTGGGGATGATAGGAGCAACCAGTTCTTGGGGCAGGATGGCTCCTCCCCAGGACACATGGCAGGTGATGAACACCCAAGAGGAAGGGGCAAGGATGTGCCTGGATGTGTTAGCACAACGCCGCAGGGAGACCCTTCCTCTCTACACCAGAGCAGCTCGTGATGTGCCAGAACTGATGAGCCCTGCCTTGCCCTTGATCTCTTTGCACGTGGACACAGCTCCCACACGCAGCTGGGACACGAGAGCCACAGGGGATgtgatggggacaggatggggacaccaccagACCTACTTTTGCATTTGCCCTGGTACATCACTTCGAGGTCGGGGTGGTCTCTGCACTTGGCCGTCAGCAGGTCGCACTCGTCTCGGTAGGTGTAGCCATCGGAGCCGCAGACCTGCAGCTTGCGGGGCAGGCTGGAGCAGTCGGGGGCACAGGCGCATTGGGGACGCCCGTGCTTCATCTTGCAGACCTTGTCGGGGCCGCACACCACCCCCTCACAGCTCTCTGAgaacagaagaggagaagaacaTCAGCATGTGGCACCCACCAAGGAAGGATAGACCCTGCCCGGGCTGGCTGGAACCAACCAGGATGGGGCCAGCATCAGCCCTCGGGGtcccaaatccctcccagggtcccaaatccctcccaggGTCCCAACACACACGCTGATGCCGTGCTTCTCCAAGCAGCATCTGGATCTGCTCAGCTCCGCCAAGGAGCAGGTCGTTGGCTGGAGCTCCGCACGATCATCCAGCGCTCGCCCCAGCCCTCTGCTCCACACCAGCTAACTCATTtctatggatttattttttggaaagagacatttcttttccttgtgcaATGGAAAAATCTATCTCTGCAAGGccccagctcctccagaaggAACTGAGCTTCACAAGTAAGTCTGGGCAATCGGGAACGCCGCTTCCACCAGACAATGCCCAGCCCTGTTTTTTGCTTCGGGCCTCCGTGACTTGAACACAAGAGCGAGATGCAGCAGCGAGTGCCGAGCCCCAGACAGGCGGCTGCTTTGTCCCCAGGGTCACCACCCGGCCAGCACGAGGGCCGGGTTCCGAGGGTCCCTCCATCTGCcaacagggatggagaggggccACCAGCTCCAAGCAGGGGCTCCTCCTGGATGCCGGTGCCTCCGTGGGGAGAGGCGAGGGGTCAGCCTTGGACTGGGGGCTTTGGTTGGGGCAGCTGGAAGCTCCTTGTCCCCTCCCAATGCGCAAAGGGATCCTTCACTCCTGAGCTCCCCAAGACACAGGTGGTGGTGGGAATttgtagaatcgtagaatagtttggatcggaagggacctcaaagcccatccagttgcaccccttgccatgggcagggacgcatcccgctggatcaggttgctcagagctggaAGGGCTGCATCTGGGTGCAGGGAAATGCCTCCATCCGCACCcagagggaggaaggcagggcaGCACCCAGAAACCTTCCGAGACGGGGAATCACCTCCGTGCAGGAGGGATTCCCGCAGACAGGGTGTGTGCTGGGACCTGTTGGGAGGTATAGAGGGGGATTTCCCTGCTGGAAAGGGGTCACTTTGGGAGAcagagggggtggggggaaggaagaggaagggaaaattCCCAGCCTGCTTCGCCTGGCTCTCCTAAGGGGAAATTCCCTGGTGGGAGACACAGTTTCCTAGTTCGCTCCCCTCCCTAATTTCCATAGCTGGGGCCTGTccaagggaaggggagagaagcAGGCTGAACTCTGGCGGCACTGAAAACCACAGAGATGAGACCCTGGGACAGAGGAGCATAACCTACGCCCCAGGGCTGCCGGAGCACGTGGGACTCTCGCTGTCCTCTGCTCCGGGATGCTGCCCCCGGCACAGCAGAATCCGGCCATCCAGACCATCTCAGCAAGGGAGGGAGGCAGCCTATGACCCCAACCACGCATCTCGACTCTCTCCCCTGCTCTGTGTCCCCAGTGGGGACACTGTGTACCCAGCAGCTGGAGCCAGGAATTCCAATTCCCCACCAGAGACCCATTGCGGAGCCCCCCGGGTCCAGCCAGCACCTTCCCGCGGAGCTCCGCCGCCCCGGTTTGCTGGCGCAGGGTTAGTGGCTGCAGCCCGCTTTATCCTGGAGTAACCTCTCCTGGCCCCGTGAGCCCAGGGAGCAGGAGCACAGCTCGTCTCATCCGCCCTTTTCCAAGGCCTCTGGATCGCTGGAGCCCGGTGGGGAGCAGCACCAGCTCCATCTGGATGGGATAGGCAGGGGCTTTCTGAAGGGTGGGGAGTTGCGGTTTACGTGCTGGCCAGGCTCTCGGGCAGTTGCAGCGAAGGTCCTGCTCCCAAACCCTGGTGACCCCCAGTCTGTGGCCATTGGTAGACCCTCGTGCCCCCCAGtctccctgcagagaagggcaggaCCATTCCATGGGAGGAAGGCTGCCCGTCCTCATcaccctctgccctgggcatgGGGAGAGCTGCGCTCCCCAATCAGCCCTTGGAGAGGGTCTTGGTGCCCCTGGAACCTGCAGAGTGGGATCAGCCTTTCCAGCTTCCGTGTAGCCAAGCCCATGGTGGGCAATAAGGCAGAGAACCACGGCTAGGATCTCACTCAGCCTTCAGCTGGAGCAGGATGCAACCCGAAGCCTTGccaggaaggagctgaggagcagctggggtgCAGAAGCAATTTTGTCGAGAaccctttcttcctcccccttAAGCAAATAACATGACCTTCCAAAGACCTGCTCCTGCCTACTGTGGTCAGCAGGTCCTCAAGCATGTTCTCACACGGCCACGCAAGTGCGACTGGGGGATCCGCGCCTCCGGCGCACGCCAAAACATCTGGCAGGGCTGGAACTCACAGCTGGAGAGTTTCCACTTCTGGAACTGCCCGTTACATAAAGCCATTT is part of the Cuculus canorus isolate bCucCan1 chromosome 27, bCucCan1.pri, whole genome shotgun sequence genome and harbors:
- the FSTL3 gene encoding follistatin-related protein 3, which codes for MPLRLAFCLLALCSPVAAAAAAAAHGGICWLQQGKEGKCTMILKTGVTWEECCANGNVDVAWSNYTYPGNKISLLGFLGLVTCHPCKESCEGVVCGPDKVCKMKHGRPQCACAPDCSSLPRKLQVCGSDGYTYRDECDLLTAKCRDHPDLEVMYQGKCKKSCSSVVCPGTHTCVVDQTGSAHCVMCRTAPCPEPTSLDHALCGNNNVTYPSACHLRRATCHRGRSIGVRHYGSCSAATKFSPETDNAEANYV